A single window of Arvicanthis niloticus isolate mArvNil1 chromosome X, mArvNil1.pat.X, whole genome shotgun sequence DNA harbors:
- the LOC117694495 gene encoding ubiquitin-conjugating enzyme E2 D4-like, which translates to MALKRIKKELLDLARDPPTQCSAGPVGEDLFNWQATIMGPNDSPYQGGVFFLAIRFPTDYPFKPPKITFITRIYHPNINQKGSICLDILRSEWSPALTISKVLLSICSLLCDPNPDDPLVPEIAKTYRKDKKKYDRLAREWTEKFAM; encoded by the coding sequence ATGGCTCTAAAGCGTATTAAAAAGGAGCTTCTGGACCTGGCTCGCGACCCTCCAACCCAGTGTTCTGCAGGCCCTGTGGGGGAAGATCTGTTTAATTGGCAAGCAACCATAATGGGGCCTAATGACAGTCCCTACCAAGGCGGGGTCTTTTTTCTGGCCATCCGTTTCCCAACAGATTATCCATTTAAACCACCCAAGATTACATTCATCACAAGAATTTACCATCCAAATATCAACCAAAAGGGAAGCATTTGTCTTGATATCCTGAGATCTGAGTGGTCACCAGCACTGACAATATCTAAAGTTCTTCTGTCTATCTGCTCTCTGTTGTGCGATCCGAACCCAGATGATCCATTGGTTCCTGAAATTGCGAAAACCTACCGCAAGGACAAGAAAAAATATGATAGACTGGCTCGAGAATGGACTGAGAAATTCGCTATGTGA